Proteins co-encoded in one Leptolyngbya sp. CCY15150 genomic window:
- a CDS encoding IS1 family transposase has protein sequence MNCPHCASTNVVKNGHRNGKQSYLCRDCRRQF, from the coding sequence ATGAATTGTCCTCATTGTGCCAGCACCAACGTTGTCAAGAATGGGCATCGCAACGGCAAACAAAGCTACCTGTGCCGAGACTGCCGCCGCCAGTTCC